A region of Drosophila suzukii chromosome 2L, CBGP_Dsuzu_IsoJpt1.0, whole genome shotgun sequence DNA encodes the following proteins:
- the Gpdh1 gene encoding glycerol-3-phosphate dehydrogenase [NAD(+)], cytoplasmic: MAEKVNVCIVGSGNWGSAIAKIVGANAAALPEFEERVTMFVYEEMIEGKKLTEIINETHENVKYLKGHKLPPNVVAVPDLVEAAKNADILIFVVPHQFIPNFCKQLLGKIKPNAIAISLIKGFDKAEGGGIDLISHIITRHLKIPCAVLMGANLANEVAEGNFCETTIGCTDKKYGKVLRDLFQANHFRVVVVDDADAVEVCGALKNIVACGAGFVDGLKLGDNTKAAVIRLGLMEMIRFVDVFYPGSKLSTFFESCGVADLITTCYGGRNRRVSEAFVTSGKTIEELEKEMLNGQKLQGPPTAEEVNYMLKNKGLEDKFPLFTAIHKICTNQLKPNDLIDCIRNHPEHMQNL, encoded by the exons atGGCGGAAAAAGTAAATGTGTGCATTGTGGGCTCCGGCAACTG GGGTTCGGCCATAGCGAAAATCGTGGGTGCCAACGCCGCCGCTCTACCGGAATTCGAAGAACGGGTGACCATGTTCGTCTACGAGGAGATGATTGAGGGCAAAAAGCTGACGGAGATTATTAACGAGACGCACGAGAACGTCAAGTACCTGAAAGGACACAAGCTGCCACCGAATGTG GTTGCTGTGCCCGACCTGGTTGAGGCCGCCAAGAACGCCGACATTTTAATCTTCGTTGTGCCCCACCAGTTTATTCCCAACTTTTGCAAACAGCTGCTGGGTAAGATCAAGCCGAACGCCATCGCTATCTCTTTGATTAAGGGCTTCGACAAGGCTGAGGGCGGTGGCATCGATCTGATTTCGCATATAATCACGCGGCACCTAAAG ATCCCATGCGCCGTGTTGATGGGTGCTAACCTGGCCAATGAGGTGGCTGAGGGAAACTTCTGCGAAACGACCATCGGTTGCACGGACAAAAAGTATGGCAAGGTGCTGCGCGATCTCTTCCAGGCGAATCACTTCCGCGTTGTGGTCGTCGACGACGCTGACGCTGTAGAAGTTTGTGGAGCCCTTAAGAACATTGTGGCCTGCGGCGCGGGTTTTGTTGACGGCCTGAAGCTTGGCGATAACACCAAGGCCGCTGTGATTCGACTGGGCCTTATGGAGATGATTCGCTTCGTAGACGTCTTTTACCCCGGAAGCAAGTTGTCCACCTTCTTCGAGAGCTGTGGTGTAGCAGATCTGATCACAACGTGTTACG GTGGGCGAAATCGTCGGGTGTCTGAGGCCTTTGTGACTTCCGGGAAAACTATTGAGGAGCTGGAGAAGGAAATGTTGAACGGTCAAAAGCTGCAGGGCCCACCCACTGCCGAAGAGGTGAACTACATGCTGAAGAACAAGGGTCTAGAGGACAA ATTCCCTTTGTTCACGGCTATTCACAAAATATGCACAAATCAGCTTAAGCCTAATGATTTAATTGATTGCATACGCAATCACCCTGAGCATAT GCAAAATTTGTAA